The DNA region GTCCTTTCCTGAAGGACAGATGGTCACATTTTGCAGTGGGGGAGTCCTCTACCATGTCCTTCAAAGTAGGAGGAGATGTCTCTCTCATCAGTCAACTCACTACAATTGACCTCAAAGTGAGCCTGCATGTCATTGAGAATCTTGGCATCATTCTCATCGGACACAAATTTGATAGCCCAGCCCTTGGTGCCAAACCAGCCGGCTCTGGCCACCCAATGCAGGTAGCTGTCAGAATCCTCAGGCATGTCATAATTAAAAGCCATGTTCACCCGCTCAATGTCCATTCCTCGGCCAAGTAGGTTGGTAGCCACAAGAATTCaccactgaaaatatttaaactgcTGATACTGATAAAGCCTCTGCCCCTGGGGCATCCCACGGTGGATGGCAATGGCTGGGAAGTTCTGCTCCACCAGTAGCTGGGCCAAGGCAATGTGCTGCTGCACAGACTTCACAAAGATCCTCAGCTGGTTGAACTCAAGGACATTTAGAAGGTCAAAGAGCTTCCAGTTCTTCTGGTTGTCCTTCAGTTTCATGTAGTACTGCTGCAGCCCATGCAGCATCAACTTCATCTCATTATCCATAAAGATCTCCATTGAATCTTGCATGAAC from Rhinopithecus roxellana isolate Shanxi Qingling chromosome 15, ASM756505v1, whole genome shotgun sequence includes:
- the LOC104657239 gene encoding spliceosome RNA helicase DDX39B-like — protein: MQDSMEIFMDNEMKLMLHGLQQYYMKLKDNQKNWKLFDLLNVLEFNQLRIFVKSVQQHIALAQLLVEQNFPAIAIHLVNSCGYQPTWPRNGH